A genomic window from Candidatus Thiocaldithrix dubininis includes:
- a CDS encoding CZB domain-containing protein, whose translation MRKNNAFLVKRINDHVQYLNKIKGRLDNTNNFQPTDCHSCALGCWLDSDGVNDVLVYGEHMQTLFNRLVEEHEKFHIASHNAVQCHEQGDKVGEYREMTQMHKLSNNLIAILLEMDSVAMQQDRKAKSA comes from the coding sequence ATGCGCAAAAATAACGCTTTTCTCGTTAAACGTATTAACGATCACGTACAATATTTAAATAAAATTAAGGGTCGTTTAGACAACACGAATAATTTTCAACCAACAGACTGCCATTCTTGTGCGCTGGGTTGTTGGCTGGATTCAGATGGAGTGAATGACGTGTTGGTATATGGAGAACACATGCAAACTTTGTTTAACCGTCTAGTTGAAGAACATGAGAAGTTTCATATCGCAAGTCACAACGCTGTGCAGTGTCATGAACAAGGCGATAAAGTGGGTGAATATCGCGAAATGACGCAAATGCACAAATTATCCAATAATTTAATTGCTATTTTATTAGAGATGGATAGTGTGGCTATGCAACAAGATCGCAAGGCAAAGTCTGCTTAA
- a CDS encoding deoxyguanosinetriphosphate triphosphohydrolase produces the protein MNSQASYAADPALSRGRHYPELPPTYRSEYQRDRDRIIHAKAFRRLEYKTQVFVNHEGDLYRTRLTHSLEVAQIARTVARSMGLNEDLTEAIALSHDLGHTPFGHAGQDALNACMQAYGGFEHNLQSLRVVDWLENSYAEFPGLNLSFETREGILKHCAVKHAVALGDVGERFIYKTQPTLEAQLTNLADEIAYNNHDIEDGLRSGLISLEQLQAVPVFAREYQAVIQRYPSLQGHQLIRETLRGLIGSMVTDLIESSRAALQASGAVTLADVRKQAKPLMCYSDTLHQEKTVLKRFLRDNLYYHPKVYRMSWRAQRIIQALFAAYMQDSRLLSPKYQNFAREYESVDGEAGRARAIADFIAGMTDRYAMHEYGQLFDLSNMSPT, from the coding sequence ATGAACAGCCAAGCCAGTTATGCGGCTGACCCTGCCTTAAGTCGGGGTCGGCATTATCCCGAATTGCCCCCCACTTATCGCAGTGAATATCAGCGCGACCGGGATCGTATTATTCATGCCAAGGCGTTCCGCCGTTTGGAATATAAAACCCAAGTGTTTGTAAATCACGAAGGGGATTTATATCGTACCCGCTTAACCCATTCGCTAGAAGTGGCACAAATCGCACGTACCGTTGCCCGCAGTATGGGCTTGAACGAGGATTTAACAGAAGCGATTGCACTTTCCCATGATTTGGGGCACACCCCGTTTGGACATGCCGGACAAGATGCCTTGAATGCCTGTATGCAGGCTTATGGCGGGTTTGAACACAATTTACAGTCGTTACGCGTGGTCGATTGGTTAGAAAACAGTTACGCCGAATTTCCGGGCTTAAATTTAAGCTTTGAAACCCGCGAAGGTATTTTAAAACATTGTGCGGTAAAACACGCCGTGGCATTAGGTGATGTCGGCGAGCGCTTTATTTATAAAACTCAACCGACCTTAGAAGCGCAATTGACCAATTTGGCGGATGAAATCGCCTATAACAATCACGATATTGAAGACGGTTTGCGCTCAGGTTTGATTAGCTTAGAACAATTGCAAGCCGTCCCCGTGTTTGCGCGTGAGTACCAAGCGGTTATTCAGCGTTATCCAAGCTTGCAAGGACATCAATTAATTCGGGAAACCTTACGCGGCTTAATTGGCTCAATGGTGACGGATTTAATTGAAAGTAGCCGTGCCGCCTTGCAAGCCTCAGGGGCAGTCACTTTAGCGGATGTCCGCAAACAGGCAAAACCGTTAATGTGTTATAGCGATACCTTGCATCAAGAGAAAACCGTTTTAAAACGCTTTTTGCGCGACAACCTTTATTATCACCCCAAGGTTTATCGTATGAGTTGGCGAGCGCAGCGCATTATTCAAGCGTTGTTTGCCGCTTATATGCAAGACAGCCGCTTACTTAGCCCCAAATATCAGAATTTTGCGCGTGAATATGAGTCAGTTGATGGTGAAGCAGGACGCGCCCGGGCGATAGCAGATTTTATTGCCGGTATGACGGATCGTTATGCGATGCATGAATACGGTCAGTTATTTGATTTGTCGAATATGTCACCCACTTAG
- the dsbD gene encoding protein-disulfide reductase DsbD, giving the protein MWLFNRIVKRFTLIALFISLGLISPVILAEPNTFPIGNADIKGIDEDINLPKTLTAEQAFSLQAPLYNAQQLQFQWTIQPQHYLYKEQFILIPATTQGFKLGETQLPKGEIKQDPSFGQVEAIHDQAKVNLPIERVDLSRSQLQVDVGWQGCQAGKNCYPPQRKRFLLTWANANANAPVTVSEVTLSEVESNTPLSKPAPVVRNEQDQLVDELKGQNIAVTLLIFLGLGILLALTPCVFPMIPILSGIIVGQKNITPRKAFGLSLIYVLAMAFTYTIAGVLAGLFGQNLQAYFQNPWILGAFSGIFVLLALSMFGVYDLQIPAGIQERLTHWSNRQAGGNWVGVAIMGALSALIVGPCVAAPLAGALIYIGQTGDAVLGGAALFSLSIGMGLPLILVGTMSGLLPKAGLWMEAVKRIFGIMLLGVAIWLIERILPTYVSQLLWAALFIFAAVLFGLFKPAHGKWQTVARGLGALSLIYGLILGGTAIWSHLHAPHNSQHNALAFKRINNLTELQTALKDANGKPVMLDVYADWCIACKEFEMHTFSQPAVQAALKDTVLLQVDVTQNSAEQRALQQHYQIIGPPAILFFDSQAQEQKTKRIVGFMPAAAFIQQLASPAP; this is encoded by the coding sequence ATGTGGTTATTCAATCGTATTGTTAAGCGCTTTACCTTAATTGCGCTTTTTATAAGTCTTGGCTTAATCAGCCCCGTTATATTAGCCGAACCTAATACGTTTCCAATTGGCAATGCAGATATAAAAGGTATAGATGAGGATATTAATTTACCTAAAACACTAACTGCGGAACAAGCCTTTAGTTTACAAGCACCGCTTTATAATGCTCAGCAGTTACAATTTCAGTGGACTATTCAACCTCAGCATTATTTATATAAGGAACAGTTTATTCTGATTCCAGCTACGACTCAGGGTTTTAAGCTCGGTGAAACCCAGTTACCGAAGGGCGAAATTAAGCAAGATCCGTCGTTTGGTCAGGTGGAAGCCATTCACGATCAAGCCAAAGTTAATTTACCTATAGAACGTGTGGATTTAAGCCGTTCGCAATTGCAAGTAGATGTGGGGTGGCAAGGTTGCCAAGCTGGAAAAAACTGTTACCCACCCCAACGCAAGCGCTTTCTGTTGACTTGGGCAAATGCTAATGCCAATGCGCCAGTTACGGTTAGCGAGGTCACCTTAAGTGAAGTCGAAAGCAATACGCCGCTCAGCAAGCCCGCGCCAGTGGTACGCAACGAACAAGATCAATTGGTGGATGAGTTAAAAGGGCAAAATATTGCGGTTACGCTGCTGATCTTTTTGGGCTTAGGCATTCTCTTAGCGTTAACGCCCTGCGTATTTCCTATGATTCCAATTTTATCCGGCATTATTGTCGGGCAAAAAAATATTACGCCACGCAAAGCCTTTGGTTTATCGCTGATCTATGTGTTAGCTATGGCGTTTACCTACACAATTGCAGGCGTATTAGCCGGTTTATTTGGGCAAAACCTACAAGCCTATTTCCAAAACCCGTGGATTCTTGGTGCATTTAGCGGCATTTTCGTCTTGCTGGCGTTATCCATGTTTGGTGTATACGACCTACAAATACCTGCGGGTATTCAAGAACGCTTAACCCATTGGAGTAATCGTCAAGCGGGGGGTAACTGGGTCGGCGTAGCCATTATGGGCGCATTGTCAGCCTTAATTGTCGGACCTTGTGTCGCCGCGCCCTTAGCGGGCGCATTGATTTACATTGGGCAAACTGGAGATGCGGTGTTAGGTGGCGCAGCCTTATTCAGTTTAAGCATAGGCATGGGCTTACCGCTGATTTTGGTGGGTACTATGTCGGGCTTATTACCCAAAGCCGGGTTATGGATGGAAGCTGTTAAACGCATCTTTGGCATTATGCTGTTGGGTGTAGCGATTTGGTTGATTGAACGCATTTTGCCCACTTATGTTAGCCAGTTATTGTGGGCTGCCTTGTTTATATTCGCTGCGGTGTTATTCGGCTTATTCAAACCCGCACATGGCAAATGGCAAACCGTAGCACGCGGTTTAGGCGCACTCAGCTTAATCTACGGCTTGATATTAGGCGGTACAGCCATTTGGTCACACTTACACGCCCCCCACAACAGCCAACACAACGCATTAGCCTTTAAACGGATCAACAACTTAACAGAGTTACAAACCGCTTTAAAAGACGCTAACGGTAAACCCGTAATGTTGGATGTGTATGCCGATTGGTGTATCGCTTGCAAAGAATTTGAAATGCATACCTTCAGCCAACCAGCCGTGCAAGCAGCCTTAAAAGATACGGTGCTACTGCAAGTGGATGTTACGCAAAATTCTGCGGAACAACGTGCGTTACAACAGCATTATCAAATTATTGGCCCGCCCGCCATTCTATTTTTTGATTCCCAAGCACAAGAACAAAAAACTAAGCGCATTGTTGGTTTTATGCCAGCAGCAGCGTTTATTCAACAGTTAGCAAGCCCTGCGCCTTAA
- a CDS encoding thioredoxin fold domain-containing protein, which produces MKLIQLFKTLCFVGLIVSGTFNQSFAEETSGKIKGGVEHSMPSWFKDSFLDIQADIEEAEKANKHVMLFFHLNNCPYCEKMLHDNFTSGETKDYIQQHFDVIAINVKGDREIQFSKDKSYSEKEFSKQLNIQYTPTVLFLDAKNNAVVRLNGYRSSGQFGNILHYVNDKAYKDMNLADYLDKNSRKGNYTLKDNELFKKITDLSTVKTPLAIIFEDSNCEECEHLHSKLLIRDDVKAELKPFTIVRLDANSTESITAPNGDKTTPKDLAKSLNMLYRPGIVLFDEGKEVTRLDGMLFSFHFKELFRYVGGGYYKKYSTYNEYLAERQAELLKQGTDIHIVD; this is translated from the coding sequence ATGAAACTAATACAATTATTTAAAACACTGTGTTTTGTTGGATTAATCGTCAGTGGCACGTTTAACCAAAGCTTTGCGGAGGAAACCAGCGGTAAAATAAAGGGGGGGGTTGAACATAGTATGCCCAGTTGGTTTAAAGACAGTTTTTTAGATATTCAAGCAGATATTGAAGAAGCCGAAAAGGCTAATAAACATGTTATGTTATTCTTTCATCTAAATAACTGCCCCTATTGTGAAAAAATGCTGCATGATAATTTTACCAGCGGCGAAACCAAAGATTATATTCAACAACATTTTGACGTAATTGCCATTAATGTCAAAGGTGATAGAGAAATTCAATTCTCTAAAGACAAAAGTTATTCTGAGAAAGAATTTTCTAAACAGTTGAATATTCAGTATACCCCTACTGTTTTATTTTTAGATGCCAAAAACAATGCTGTCGTGCGCTTAAACGGTTATCGTAGTAGCGGTCAATTTGGCAATATCTTACATTACGTTAATGACAAGGCGTATAAAGATATGAATTTAGCGGATTATTTAGATAAGAATAGCAGAAAAGGAAATTATACCTTAAAAGACAATGAGTTATTCAAAAAAATAACCGACTTAAGTACGGTAAAAACGCCTTTGGCTATTATCTTTGAAGACAGTAACTGTGAAGAATGTGAGCACCTACACAGTAAATTATTAATCCGTGATGATGTAAAAGCTGAATTAAAGCCGTTTACTATTGTGCGCTTAGATGCGAATTCAACCGAGAGTATTACTGCCCCCAATGGTGATAAAACCACTCCAAAAGATTTAGCCAAAAGTTTGAATATGCTGTATCGCCCGGGTATTGTTTTATTTGATGAAGGTAAAGAAGTCACGCGTTTAGACGGCATGTTATTCAGCTTTCACTTTAAAGAATTATTTCGCTATGTAGGCGGTGGTTATTATAAGAAATATTCCACCTATAATGAGTATTTAGCAGAACGCCAAGCAGAGTTATTGAAACAGGGCACTGATATTCATATTGTGGATTAA
- a CDS encoding YeeE/YedE family protein, translating into MVFENFTAAQTFLLSAGFIIAFVLGLVANKTHFCTMGAVSDWVNMSHTGRLRAWGLAIAIALLGVITLESLGLINLNTTYPPYRNGQLIWAENLLGGILFGIGMTIAGGCGNKCLVRLGAGNLKSVFVFLIIAIISYYMLNPFPGSDQTLYSLLFYPWIKPLAIEVGNSQDLGTLIAGEANAVTARLIIGLILGASLIAWAFTSKDFRSSRDFALGGLGVGLCVLVAWYVTSKIGVNVDGEVYPLTQYYSEWDMLADSELSKPALGAALSAQSFTFINPMGQAFGYALNSFDKTLLTFGIMACFGVAAGSLVWALITRSFKWEWFASMQDVVNHVIGAILMGFGGVLAMGCTIGQGITGVSTLALGSFIALAGLIFGSALTMKVQFYRMMYEEEASFSKAFITGLVDLHLLPESLRKLDKV; encoded by the coding sequence ATGGTGTTTGAAAATTTTACGGCTGCACAGACGTTTTTACTGAGTGCGGGTTTCATCATTGCGTTTGTATTGGGTTTAGTCGCCAATAAAACCCATTTTTGTACAATGGGCGCGGTGTCGGATTGGGTCAATATGAGCCACACGGGGCGTTTACGCGCTTGGGGCTTAGCCATTGCGATTGCCTTACTAGGCGTGATTACGCTAGAAAGTCTAGGCTTGATTAATCTTAATACCACCTACCCACCTTACCGCAATGGACAATTAATCTGGGCGGAAAACTTGCTAGGCGGCATTCTATTTGGCATTGGGATGACGATTGCGGGCGGTTGCGGCAATAAATGCTTAGTGCGTTTAGGCGCGGGTAATCTCAAATCCGTGTTTGTGTTTTTAATCATTGCTATCATTTCTTATTACATGCTGAACCCCTTCCCCGGTTCAGATCAAACCTTGTATTCCTTATTGTTCTACCCTTGGATTAAACCGTTAGCCATTGAAGTGGGAAATTCACAGGATTTAGGCACACTGATCGCAGGCGAAGCTAACGCTGTAACTGCCCGCTTGATTATTGGTTTGATCTTAGGCGCAAGCTTAATTGCTTGGGCTTTTACCTCTAAAGATTTTCGCAGTAGCCGTGACTTTGCGTTAGGTGGCTTAGGCGTGGGTTTGTGCGTATTAGTTGCGTGGTATGTAACCAGTAAAATTGGCGTTAATGTGGATGGCGAAGTGTATCCTTTAACTCAATATTACAGCGAATGGGACATGTTAGCCGATTCAGAGCTGAGCAAACCGGCGTTAGGCGCGGCATTAAGTGCGCAATCCTTTACTTTCATTAACCCAATGGGACAAGCCTTTGGTTATGCCTTAAATAGCTTTGATAAAACCTTACTGACCTTTGGCATTATGGCTTGCTTTGGCGTTGCCGCAGGTTCATTAGTCTGGGCATTAATCACACGTTCGTTTAAGTGGGAATGGTTTGCTTCTATGCAAGATGTCGTAAATCACGTAATCGGTGCGATTCTCATGGGCTTTGGCGGCGTATTAGCAATGGGTTGTACGATTGGGCAAGGCATTACCGGAGTTTCTACGTTAGCGCTCGGTTCATTTATTGCATTAGCAGGCTTAATTTTCGGCTCGGCATTAACCATGAAAGTGCAATTCTACCGCATGATGTATGAAGAAGAAGCCAGTTTCAGCAAAGCGTTTATTACCGGCTTAGTCGATCTGCATTTATTGCCGGAATCGCTGCGTAAATTAGATAAGGTTTGA